Within Campylobacter jejuni, the genomic segment TATGTTAAAGTCTATATTTAGAGTTCTTGCCATATGAGTGATGACGCTATTTTGGGCAACTTCTTTTGGAAAGTAAAGTTTGATATTAAGTCCGTGCTCAGGCAAGAAGTCGCTTTCTCCTAAAAATTCTTTCATTTTGGCATTAGGCCTTAAAAAAAGCTCATCAATTGCTCCACTTCCTATGATTTGTCCATGTTCAAGTAATAAAGCTTTTTGAGCTATGTCTTTTACCACATCCATTTCGTGAGTTACTAAAACAACAGTAATCCCAAATTCAGCATTGATTTTAGATATAAGCTCTAAAATATTTTTTGTAGTGTTTGGATCAAGAGCCGAAGTAGCTTCGTCACTAAGTAAAATTTTTGGGTTTAAAGCTAAGGCTCTAGCAATAGCAACGCGTTGTTTTTGCCCTCCGCTCAGTTCTCTTGGGTAGGATTTGTTTTTATGATCAAGCCCTACGATTTCAAGTAAGGAATTGACTTTTTGGGCAATTTCTTTTTCGCTCATGTATTCTTTATTAAAAAGCTTGGCATGAAATTTACACTGAGTATAGTGTGTTCTTAAAGGCATAGCAACATTTTCAAATACATTTTTGCGCTCCATTAGGGCAAAATTTTGAAAAATCATCCCTATATCTTTTCTAAGCATTCTTAACTCTTTTGATTTTTTTTGACTTAAATCTTTAATTTCTTGATCAAAGACTTTTAAACTTCCTTCTTGATAATTCTCAAGTCCATTAATACATCTTAAAAGAGTGGATTTTCCAGCTCCACTATGACCTACTATGGCGTAAATTTCACCCTTTTTAATCTCCAAAGAAACATCGTTTATCACGAGTTCCTTGCCATAATATTTTTTTAAATTTTTTATTTTTATCAAATTTTTAACCTCTTAGATTTTGAAGTTCAACTGATATTTTTTCAAGTTGAATTTTTAAATTTTCTAGAGCTTCTTTATTTTGCTCAACCACCTCTTTAGGTGCGTTAGCGATGAATTTTTCATTTGAAAGCATGGAGTTAAGCTTGAAACTTTCTTTTTCAAGCTTATTTTTTTGATTTTCAAGTCTTGTTAAAATACCACTTAAATCAACATTTTCAAGCGTAATAAAAATTTCTAAATTCTCGCTAACATCACATATTGCCTTTGGTAATTTTTCTTCACTAAATTCTATTTGCTCGCACTTTGCGAGCATCATGATAAAATTCATATAAGCTTTGATTTCATCTTTGATTTTTTTATCGTTAAATTTGATATAAGCTTTTTCTATTTTAGAATTTCCAAGATCGATTAAACTTTTAGCACGGCGGATACCAACTATGCTTTCTATGAGCAAAGAAAAGATTTTTTCTATATTTTTATCTTGTTCTTTAAATTTTGGATATTTGCTTATCATAATAGAAGGGCTTGTTTTAAGTTCTGTATCGCTTAGTTTGTGGTATAAATACTCGCTGATAAAAGGCATGAAAGGATTTAAAAGTTTTAAAGCTTCTTTGAAAATACTACCAAGTTCTTTAACGCTTGATTTTTCGGCTTTGCTAAGCTCTATACCCCAATCGCAAAAATCATCCCAAAAGAATTTATATAGAGTATTAGCTGCATCATTAAAGCGATAATTGTCTAAATTTTCTCTTACATCCTTAACACAAGTTTGAAATTTGACATAAATATATTTTGCTAATTCTGAATG encodes:
- a CDS encoding methionine ABC transporter ATP-binding protein produces the protein MIKIKNLKKYYGKELVINDVSLEIKKGEIYAIVGHSGAGKSTLLRCINGLENYQEGSLKVFDQEIKDLSQKKSKELRMLRKDIGMIFQNFALMERKNVFENVAMPLRTHYTQCKFHAKLFNKEYMSEKEIAQKVNSLLEIVGLDHKNKSYPRELSGGQKQRVAIARALALNPKILLSDEATSALDPNTTKNILELISKINAEFGITVVLVTHEMDVVKDIAQKALLLEHGQIIGSGAIDELFLRPNAKMKEFLGESDFLPEHGLNIKLYFPKEVAQNSVITHMARTLNIDFNIVWGKIEKLNGKALGNLVININEKDKDKVLDYIEKSGVLWEVAS